From Pseudobythopirellula maris:
GCGTAGCAGCACTAACAATAGTGGAATGTTTGTAGCTGAAGACCGGATGTGGATTACTGGATCGAATATCGGAGCAAGCAATCGGAGGATCGCGATCTATGCTGCTGAGTCACTTTCCTCATCCGAGTTCTACTTCGATTATTCTTGGGGTCTATAAAATCCGATTGCCCAGCTTTTACGTCAGACACAGCCTGCCCCCCATAGTCCCTCCGCGGCGTTCCGTGCGCCGGGTACACGCCCACCCGCCGGGGCCCGGGCCGCCACAGAGGGCGGCCCCTACAGGGGCGTAGCGGGTAGCCTTGCATCTCGAAACTGTAGGGAACGCCCTCCGCGGCGTTCCTGCCCCGGGTACACGCCCACCCGCCGGGGCCCGGGCCGCCACAGAGGGCGGCCCCTACAGGGGCTGCGCCGCCCCGGCTGAAGAACCGCGGCCACCCGATCTGAAAGCGGCCCGCCGGACGCCGAGCCTCGCCCAATACCACGTGCGGGGTATACTGCGGAGATCGACCTTATCGCACCGCAGGACGCCATCGCCGTGACCACCCCTGTTTCCAAAGACGCCGCCTGGGCCAAGGGCCTGCTCCGCGACGCCGGACTCCGTGCGACCGCCGCCCGGTCCGCCGTGCTGCGGCGGCTCTCCGAGACCTCGACCCCGCAGAGCCACGCCGAGGTGGTCCAGCACCTGAGCGACGCGGGGTTCGATCAGTCGACGCTGTTCCGCTGCCTCAACGAGTTGGCCGGAGCCGGGCTGCTGGCGCGCCTCGACCTGGGCGATCAGGTGCGGCGGTTCGAATTGACCGGGCCCGACAGCGAGGGCGTCGCCGAGCACGCCCACTTCATGTGCGTCGACTGCGGCAAGATGACCTGCCTCGAGGGATTCTCGGTCAAGCTCAGCCCGGAGCGCGGCCCGCGTCGCAAGGCGATCGGGGAGATCACCGAGGTGCTGCTGCGAGGCCATTGCGGCGATTGCGGCTGACGCCCGCCGCGTGCGTTTCATCCCGCCCCGCCTTGGGCGTGCCACAGCGAGTCGCCGGTCGTCAGCCCGTCTAGCGCCCGCGCGATCTGGGCCGACCGGGCGATCGCCTCGTCGAGCACGGCGCCCCATTCCCCTTCTTGCGCGCGGCGCCATCCCGCTTGGGCCATCGCAATGGCCGCGGCGTCCGGCGAGCCGTCTTCCCCCCTCAGCGGTTCGCTCGGCAAGGCGTCGTAGTACGGCCGGAACATCGTGGTCGAGGCGAAGAACGCCCGCATGCCGTGCCGGTCGGCGAGCGCGGCTTGCAGCCGCAGGCAGGCGTGTTCGTGAGCCTTCTTGTCGCTGTTGTTGACGAGCCCCCAGTCGAGCTTGTCCCAACTCTCGGGCCCCTCGCAGAGCGCGTGGCACGCCTCGTGCAGCACCATCTGAGCGAGGCAATCGTCCGGGTCGAGCGTGTCGGCCGTGCCGATCGTCAGCAGCCCGGCGCCATCCCACGAAGCATTGACCTCAGCGCTCCGCTCGACGCGCATCCCCATCCGCTCGGCGGCATGGATCCACACGAGCGACAGGGGGTCGGTGTAAGTCTTCTCGATGCTTCGCACGGCGGGGGGAGCGCTTGGTTGGCGGTTGGCGGTCAGCGGCCAGCAACTAACGGCTGACGGCTTGCGTAGGCGGCCAATTCTTTCTGGCGAATTATTTTAGCCGACTTACGTCGCGGCGTGTGGCGACGAAATTTAACGTAAACGCTGGCCCGCAAGCTGGTTGGGCGAAAATGCCTCTGGCCCAAAACTGATTTCTGCGCGCTGGCCCAATAACGATTGCAGAGATTTGGCGATCGATCGGTTATCAAGATAATTGGGCGCCGCAGGGGGTCGTTTTCCGAGCGGCCCGCTGCGATTTAGCAGACAAAGGCGCACCGCCTGGCCGATCCGCTGCGTTATTGGGGGCGAACGGGGCAGCGATCCGCTGGCGACTTTTTTCGAGCGGACCGCGCGGTGCGGCGGCGAGTAAATTTTTGGGCCAAGCCGCTTAGCTCAGCGCAGCCGGGCGATGTAGCTCATGAACTGCGCGTCGAGCAGTTCCAAGTCGTCGCCGAACGCTTCGCGGAAGTCGGCCACCCGCTGGGCGGGCGGGTACTTGGCGAACAGCGGCCGGCGGGCCGTCGTGGCCAAGTAGCGGCTGTACTCCTGAGGGCGGGTCTCGCACAGGAAGAACGACAACGCCCACGCCTGGGCGTAGGCCGGCAGCGTGTTGCGCTCGAACGACTGGTCGCTGGCGATGAACGCCGCGATCTTGCCCGGGCTGCGAGTCGAGACGACCATCTCGCGGAAGTCGATCAGCCGGCCCCAGTTGAGCCGCTGGGTCTGCGTGTCGTAGCCGCGCGGGTCGTACACGCCGCGGGCCTCGAACATCATCGCCAGCCCCTCGGCCACCCAGCGCGGCGTGACGGTGAAGCGGCGGTGCAGGCCGGTGTTGTAGGCCGTTTGGTGGGTCGCCTCGTGGATCACCGTGGCGGCGTTCTCGGCCCAGTCGTCGCCGCGGAACTTCTGGTCGTACAGGTACACACGGTTCGACTTCGGCTCGTAATGGCCCAGGGCGCCCTGGGGCGTGGCGACCGACGACTCCTGCACGTAGCTGCGATAGTCCGACCGGTTGGCGAACACCACCGCGACAAGCGGGTAGTCGGGCTCGCGCGGCGTGAAGCCGCGCACGCGGAAGTAGGCGACCAGCGAGCGGTACAGGTCCTCGAACCGCTGGGCCCACTCGGCCTTGTCGCCGCGCGGGTGGGCCACCAGGTAGTGCGACGTGGAGGTGAATCCGAACCGGCCGTCGAACTCCTCCTCCAGCGCCCGGCGCATCTCTTGGCTCGTGTAGCCGCGGAACGTGGGGGCGGTCTTCTTCGGCTCGAGCGCCTGCTTGGCGGCGAACTCGTAGAGGGCGCCGTCGCGTCCCAACAGCGCGATCGAGGTCTCGGTCCAGGTGAGCGGCCGGCCCTCGAGCCGGCGGCCGTCGACCTTCGCGCTGAACATGAACTCCGCCGCGGGGCTGCTTGCAGCGGCCGCTGCAAGCAGCGCAAAGAGAGCGCCGCGGGGGGCGAGGGCGAGGCGACGCTTCGGCTTGGGGGGCATCGGGCGGAGTCGAGCGGGGCTTGGAGGCTGGGCGGGGAGGGCGGGATCGGAACCGGACCGGGGGCGCCTACTTCAAACCTAGTACCCACCACGCCGGGAACTCTCGACTAGCGAAGTCGCCAAGAGGCCCCGGCTCGGCGTACAATCGGAGCTGCCGGCACGACCGGCCCCACACCACGCCCCTCTGCAAACGTGTCCCATCAACGGCCAGGGCCCATGCGAAGACTCTCCCGACTTCCCGCCGCTGTGGCGCTGGCCACGATCGTGTGGCTGCCGACCCTCGGCGTCGCCCAAGAAACCGCTCCGCCCGCCGAGCCGGAGGCCGCAGAGACCGACGCCCAAGCCGAGTTCAAAGACGAGGTGATGCGACTCGTTCGCCAGCTCGACGCCCGCCGCGCCGGCGAGCGGGCCGCGGCGTTTGAGGGCCTTGTCGCGCTCGCCGGGCCAACGAGCGACAGCGCCGACCGGTTGCTGGCGGCGTTGCCGCGGGCCAACGACCGCATGCCGCCCGCTGTGCGGGCCGGTCTCGCCCGGGTGCAGCGTGAGGTGGAGACGCGTGTCGCGCAGTCGTCCACCGTGGAGAGCCGCGTGACGCTCGACGTCGAGGGCGCCACGCTCGCCGAGGTCGCCACGCTCATCGAGGAGCAGACCGGCAACCGGCTGGCCGACAACCGGGGGAACTTCGGCCAGAACGTCGCGGTGAGCCCGATCACCGCCTCGTTTGACGACCGCCCGTTCTGGGAGGCGGTCGACTCGCTGCTCGATACGGCCGGTCTGACGGTCTACAACTACGGCGGCGACGACGCCCTCGCCCTGGTGGGACGCGACGACGGCGCCCGACAGCGTGTGGGCTCGGCCGCTTACGCCGGGCCGTTCCGCTTCGAGCCGCTGCGGGTGGTCGCCGTCAGATCGCTGCGCAACCCGACACAGAACGTGCTGAACGTGGAGCTCGAGGTCGCCTGGGAGCCGCGACTGCGGCCGATCGCCCTGTCCGTGCCGCTCTCCGAGCTCACGGCGCGCACCGCGTCAGACGCGCGGCTGTCGATGCTGCGTCCCGAGCAATCGATCGACGTGGAGGTGACGCCCGGCTCGAAGGCGGTCGAGATGACGCTGCCGCTGGTGCTGCCCGACCGCGAGACCGACAAGATCGCCTCCTTGAGCGGCGTGCTGCGGGCGCTGGCCCCGGCGCGGCGGGCGTCGTTCCGCTTCGAGGAGCTCGACCGCGTGCTCGAGCCCAAACGCGAGTCGCGCGGCGGCGTGACCGTGACGCTCGAGCGGTTCTTCGAGAACAACTCGATCTGGGAACTGCACATGCGTCTGCGGCTCGACGACGCCCAAGACGCCCTGGCGTCGCACCGTGGGTGGGTGTTCCAGAACACCTCGTACCTAGTGGACGAAGCGGGCGAGCGGATCGAGCATGCCGGGTTCGAGACCCTCATGCAAACCGAAACGGAGGTCGGCGTCGCTTACTTGTTCGATCTCCCCACCGCGAGCGAGGAGGATTCGCAACCGGACGAGGGCGACGCCAACCCCGCCGCGGGTTACTCGTGGGTCTACGAGTCGCCCGCCGGGATTGTCCGCACGCCGATCGAGTTCAAGATCGAGTCGATCCCGCTGCCGTAAGCCGCACGACGCTATCGCTACTCATGCTGAGCGCGTTTGTCGCAACAGGACAAGCAGTGGGGCAGCGGGCGTGTGGAGGCGTCGTAGAAGCCGCAAAACGCGTGAAAGTCGCGGGGCGGCCGCCGATCGGCGTTTGATGGACAATTTCGCAAAACCTTGTCACAATAGGGGTTCCGGCGATTCGGCGTTCGCACGCGTGGGAATACCTGCCGCGATTGTGTGCGAACCAGTACGACGGAGGGAGCCTGTGCGCGCCGCCGGAACCGCTGTGCATGGCCCCAAGAACCATTGACCCCCCGCGACGCGGCGCTCCGTTCGCCCCGCCGCGCGACTCGCCCGGGCCGTTCGGCCCGCGGCGCCCGTTCTCAGGAGAGAAGAGACGATGAGGCACAACCCATTCTCCCGCCGTTCGGCCGATGGCATTCGTCGCGGCTTCACCCTCGTCGAGCTGCTGGTGGTGATCGCGATCATCGGCGTGCTGGTGAGCCTGCTCTTGCCCGCGGTGCAGTCGGCGCGCGAGTCGGCCCGCAACACGCAGTGCAAGAACAACATCAAGCAGCTGACCACGGCGCTGATCAACTACGACACCACGCAACGCGAGCTGCCGGGGCTGATCAACGAGATCAAGAACCCCGCCAGCGACAAGTTCGAAGGCAACGTGGAGAACTGGCGTCGGGCGAGCTGGATCGTGATGACGTTCCCCTACCAAGAGCAGGGCGCTCTGTGGGACACCTGGACCAAGGCCTTCCCGAGCGACGCCAACGCGGCGCTCTCAGACGGCTCCGCGGGGGGCGTCGACTACACGCCCGCGCTGGAGAGCTTGCTCTGTCCGAGCGACACGTCGATCATCCCCGGCAGCCCCGCCAACTCTTACGTCGGCAACGCGGGCCAGGCGTTCGGTGATCCCTCGAGAACCAGCAGCTGCGACAACACCCCGGCGGGAATGACCTGCACCAACTTCGAGTACGGCGCCAACGGCGTGTTCTTCGATTTGAATCGCAACCCGAACACGGGCGATAACAACCCGGAATTCGTGGCCGACGGCCGCGAGATCGGTGGATCGGCGAACCAAACGGCGGTGCAGTCGTCGATGAACTACATCTCGTCGGGCGATGGCACGAGCAAGACGTTCCTGGTGAGCGAGAACATGCACGCGGTGTGGTACACCTACCCGCCCACCAGCGACGACTTCAACAACGTGAACGACGTGCGCGACTCGAAGCACCACTTCGGTTTTGTCTGGCACAACCTGCCCGATCTCTCGGATTCGACGCTCCCGGCCGAGCAGCAGCGGATCAACGGCGCCACGCTCGAGGCGCCGCTCGACACGATGGCCGGCGTGCCGGAGCAGTGGGGCTACCCGTCGAGCAACCACCCGGGCGGGGTGAACGTCTCGTTCGCCGATGGCCACTTGCAGTACATCAACGAGAACATCGAGCAGCGGGTGTACGCCCAGATGATGACGACCAAGTACAAGCGGTCGAAGTACTACGACGAGTCGATCACCTCGGGCAAGTACCCCAACGGCACGCCCGATCGCGAGCTGCCGCAGCCCTCGGAAGCCGACCTCTGATCGTCGTCTCCTCGTGGCGAGGCGACGACGGCGCCGGTTGCGAGACGGACGCGATCGCCGGCCATCAACATCAAAAAGGCCGCGTCGGGCGACTGCCCGGCGCGGCCTTTTCTGTTTGCTCGGCTTTTGCTCGCTCGACCAAGTGTGGTTCGGCGGCAAGTGTGGTTCGGCGGGTTGTTCGGCTCGTTTGCCAGAGCGGTACGCAGGGGCGTCTCACTCTCCGTCGCGTCGTGCGATCTCAGCCTTCCTGGGTCGGGGGCCAAGCGTCGGCGAGGACCTTGTTGAGCTCGGGCAGGAAGAGCTCGGCGAAATCGATCGCCACGTTGTCCTCGGGCGCCTCGCCCGAAGTCGTCGGCGCGGTGAAGTAGAGCTTCATGAGAGTCTTGGCGCCGCCGAAAGCGTAGCGTGCGCTCTTCACCTTGTCGCCCGGCGCCTGCCAGACCACCTCGCCGCCGTCTTTCTCCGGCCTGAACCAAGTCCAAAACACGCGTACCGAATGCTCGCCCGTCTCGTCTGAACGGGTGAAGACCGCGGTCCAGAACTCAACCTCGTCGCCATTGCCGAGCGTCATCACGTGCTTGGCGGGGCTGATTTCCGGCTGGTAGCCTTGCGAGGGGTAACAGACATCGGGCGTGTGAACCGAAGTGTCGCGGGCGTGGCCGGCGATCAGCCAGAGGTTGACGAACGCCTTCTCTTTCTCGTTCACGTAATCACGCGACACGTATCCCTTGGCGCCGGCGATGATCTGGGTTCGGTCGTCGACGACCTCGTCCGTGCCGACCCAGTTGCCCAACTCGTTGGGGGCGTCGCCGAGATGTTCGACGTAGGCGTCGAGCATGTGATTGGAGGTCGACCAGCGGTCGGAGATGCCCCCCTCGATCACGGTCATCGAGACGATCACGACTGCGGCGAGCACGAACGGGATTAAGCGGAGCATTTCGACTCTCGGCGTACAGGTCGCCGGGCCGTGACGGCCCGGCAGAGGCGGCGAACGCCCGGGGAGGGCGCGTCGGAACCGGAATAAAGGGCGACCACTTTGCAAAAAAAGGCGTGGCCGCTGGGCCACGCCTTTCGGGGCGCTCTTTAAACGTTAGGTCTGAGACCGCATCCAGTCAAGCAACGCCCGCCGCCCAGGCGAGGGGGGGGGCTCAGCCGGCTGGGGAGACTCACCGCGTAGCCGCCTCGGGCAGGTTCGCCTGACGGACAGCCCCGTAGGGCGTTCCCAGCGGGGCGGTGTAGTAAGCGGGTGCGGAGCGGTGAGCTTGATCCGAGGCCTCGGCTGGCATGGCGCCGCTCGCCCGCCACACGGAGGGATCGAACACCGGCGGCTCGCCCGCTACCGAGATGCGGGCCTTGGCGACCATGGGCGCCGAAGCGGGCGCCGCGCCCGGCTTCATGCCAAAGTCGTCGAACGGGAACGCGGGCGGACCCGAATCGTCGTCCGCCGGCTCGTCGAACAGCGGTTGGAACTCCGGTTCTTGAGGTCGGGACGCCGGGGGCTCGACCATCGGCCGGGGCGCGGGACGCCCGGGGGCCGCCGGTCTTGCCATCGGTCCCGCCGCGGGGCGACCCGCCGGACGACCCGTCGGACTGGGTCCGTTCGCCCGACCGGAGGAAGCTTCGCGACTGGCGCGGTTCTCTTCTTCCACCTCGGCGAGCGAGGGGGGCGCCTGACGGTCTTCGACCGCGGGTTGGGGCGGGTCGAGAGGCCTGAGCAGCGGGTCTTGCGAGTCGATCGCTTCGGACGGATCGGCCGCGTCGACATCGACATCGCCCGGCCAACGGCGCCAGCGCGTCGGGTAGTGACCGTAGGTCGATCGCTTGGGAACGCACGACCCGTCCGCCGCACAAGCAGGCAGGCCGGGGCCATCGAGGCACGGCAGGCACGACCCGTCGCAACCGCCGGGGCAGCCGCCGCAGGAAGACGAAGCCGCTCGCGGGAGCATCGTCGAGATGCCGGATGCCATCGCGTCGGTCGAGTACAGGACGGCCGTCAGGCCGAGCGCCGTGGCGGCGGCGCTGATGAGCAAGCGTTTCATACGACCGTATCCTCTAGGTAAGTCCGAATGGTGGATCGTGGCGACGCCGGGCCGCCATGCTGTTGGAGATCAA
This genomic window contains:
- a CDS encoding Fur family transcriptional regulator, which gives rise to MTTPVSKDAAWAKGLLRDAGLRATAARSAVLRRLSETSTPQSHAEVVQHLSDAGFDQSTLFRCLNELAGAGLLARLDLGDQVRRFELTGPDSEGVAEHAHFMCVDCGKMTCLEGFSVKLSPERGPRRKAIGEITEVLLRGHCGDCG
- a CDS encoding DUF1570 domain-containing protein, producing the protein MPPKPKRRLALAPRGALFALLAAAAASSPAAEFMFSAKVDGRRLEGRPLTWTETSIALLGRDGALYEFAAKQALEPKKTAPTFRGYTSQEMRRALEEEFDGRFGFTSTSHYLVAHPRGDKAEWAQRFEDLYRSLVAYFRVRGFTPREPDYPLVAVVFANRSDYRSYVQESSVATPQGALGHYEPKSNRVYLYDQKFRGDDWAENAATVIHEATHQTAYNTGLHRRFTVTPRWVAEGLAMMFEARGVYDPRGYDTQTQRLNWGRLIDFREMVVSTRSPGKIAAFIASDQSFERNTLPAYAQAWALSFFLCETRPQEYSRYLATTARRPLFAKYPPAQRVADFREAFGDDLELLDAQFMSYIARLR
- a CDS encoding DUF1559 family PulG-like putative transporter, with translation MRHNPFSRRSADGIRRGFTLVELLVVIAIIGVLVSLLLPAVQSARESARNTQCKNNIKQLTTALINYDTTQRELPGLINEIKNPASDKFEGNVENWRRASWIVMTFPYQEQGALWDTWTKAFPSDANAALSDGSAGGVDYTPALESLLCPSDTSIIPGSPANSYVGNAGQAFGDPSRTSSCDNTPAGMTCTNFEYGANGVFFDLNRNPNTGDNNPEFVADGREIGGSANQTAVQSSMNYISSGDGTSKTFLVSENMHAVWYTYPPTSDDFNNVNDVRDSKHHFGFVWHNLPDLSDSTLPAEQQRINGATLEAPLDTMAGVPEQWGYPSSNHPGGVNVSFADGHLQYINENIEQRVYAQMMTTKYKRSKYYDESITSGKYPNGTPDRELPQPSEADL
- a CDS encoding exosortase-associated EpsI family protein, which codes for MLRLIPFVLAAVVIVSMTVIEGGISDRWSTSNHMLDAYVEHLGDAPNELGNWVGTDEVVDDRTQIIAGAKGYVSRDYVNEKEKAFVNLWLIAGHARDTSVHTPDVCYPSQGYQPEISPAKHVMTLGNGDEVEFWTAVFTRSDETGEHSVRVFWTWFRPEKDGGEVVWQAPGDKVKSARYAFGGAKTLMKLYFTAPTTSGEAPEDNVAIDFAELFLPELNKVLADAWPPTQEG